A region from the Triticum aestivum cultivar Chinese Spring chromosome 3D, IWGSC CS RefSeq v2.1, whole genome shotgun sequence genome encodes:
- the LOC123080421 gene encoding uncharacterized protein, with the protein MVRDQKAMASPPAALPEDIALEILARVPDAAGLFRCAAACRRWRTLVADPSFLRRRWPDGARHPSSLLGFFGQEWCRRPGGEDRGDVPDSPGFVRAPGSVLGSEHPFLGSFVPGAAGIFDRAVPLASHRGLLLVRFVPAGGAGADPSADVDRLAVCNLHSGACDVLPPLERGWFFDYVDASAYAVVSQGPASFKVLIVGYNNEGSQQYDIRTFSSGGEPSWSAPSKLFNPIEHGIFGPLKQRGAVVRHGTVHWLIWDLVDFHAIDVDAMTGRVSLQKLPAPRPRDMEYHLYDTPRLSVAADETALSSLCLFREPLRVETWTRGDVCEEGDGHCGRDWCRARVVELRPPEQKQIDTPVCMCLGERSGTLLIKDLHRCMYIADLESGAMEETTDKQFCRGLDGCKTAFPVEIDWPAFFKCRLGGKSGV; encoded by the coding sequence ATGGTGAGAGATCAGAAGGCGATGGCGTCGCCGCCGGCCGCGCTCCCGGAGGACATCGCGCTGGAGATCCTCGCGCGCGTGCCGGACGCGGCGGGCCTCTTCCGCTGCGCCGCGGCGTGCAGGCGCTGGAGGACGCTGGTGGCCGACCcgtccttcctccgccgccgctggcCGGACGGCGCGCGCCACCCCTCCTCGCTCCTCGGCTTCTTCGGCCAGGAGTGGTGCCGCCGCCCCGGCGGAGAGGATCGCGGGGACGTCCCTGATTCGCCGGGCTTCGTCCGCGCGCCGGGGTCGGTCCTCGGGTCCGAACACCCCTTCCTGGGCTCCTTCGTGCCCGGCGCCGCCGGCATCTTCGACCGCGCGGTGCCGCTCGCCTCGCATCGCGGCCTCCTCCTCGTGCGCTTCGTCCCagccggcggcgcgggcgcggaCCCGAGCGCCGACGTGGACCGCCTGGCCGTGTGCAACCTGCACTCCGGCGCATGCGACGTGCTCCCCCCGCTCGAGCGCGGCTGGTTCTTCGACTACGTGGACGCGAGCGCGTACGCCGTCGTGAGCCAGGGGCCGGCGTCCTTCAAGGTGCTGATCGTCGGCTACAACAACGAGGGCAGCCAGCAGTACGACATCCGGACGTTCTCGTCCGGCGGCGAGccgagctggagcgcgccgagCAAGCTCTTCAACCCGATAGAGCACggcatcttcgggccgttgaagcagCGCGGCGCCGTGGTGCGCCACGGGACGGTGCACTGGCTCATCTGGGACCTCGTCGACTTTCACGCCATCGACGTGGACGCCATGACCGGCCGCGTGTCCCTGCAGAAGCTCCCGGCCCCGAGACCGCGCGACATGGAATACCACCTCTACGACACGCCACGCCTGAGCGTCGCGGCCGACGAGACGGCCCTGTCGTCGCTCTGCCTGTTCAGGGAGCCCCTCCGAGTAGAGACCTGGACGAGGGGGGACGTCTGCGAGGAGGGCGATGGGCATTGCGGGCGAGACTGGTGCCGTGCTAGGGTGGTGGAGCTGCGACCACCCGAGCAGAAGCAAATCGACACGCCGGTGTGCATGTGCTTGGGGGAGAGGAGCGGCACGTTGCTCATCAAGGACCTTCACCGGTGCATGTACATCGCGGATCTGGAAAGTGGCGCCATGGAGGAGACGACCGACAAGCAGTTTTGCCGTGGTCTCGACGGCTGCAAGACGGCGTTCCCAGTGGAGATCGACTGGCCTGCCTTCTTCAAGTGTCGCCTTGGTGGAAAGTCAGGTGTTTAA